The DNA region aatgggagatgttttgaagacaaaGCCTTTTGGAGATcttcagaattttttcttttctaaattgtGTTTGTGGGCTAAGATTTTTTTAAGGAATGATGATAATGTACTGAATCTGTATCagtcttttttccttctttctagAGTTTAGttggtatttcctttgtatacatcctatgtacttgggctgtgcctattcttggtaataacgtttgttattaattataaaaaataaaaaaaaggatagcAAAAAGTAGGTGACATGGCATAATATTGACCACCATACCTCCTTAATGGAGGGTGCTATTGGACTGTTGAGAGCAGTTGGTGGATTTGTCAATTTTGGCTCTTTAGGGTATAAAGTGTGAAATAACTGGTAGGTAAAGGGTGAAAAgtgtctttaaaaaaaaaaaaaaaatcctttgtaTTTGTTGTATCGGTTCTAATTGTTGGCAAAAAATCCCCCGCCCAATGTTCCCCTAGGGGGTGAACTACCAATAACAATTAAAACTTGTTATGTGCAGTTCCCTTCTTCCAAGCAATTTAGCTGCTAGTCctaaaaaaaaaggttctaaTTGTTAGTTTAAATTCTGAATTGTTTGTGTGCTTTGTAATTCTGCCTGATTGGGTCGTGTCCCATAATTGTCACATCATGCCTTGTTGGTTATTTTTCTAGATTCTTGTGCTATCTGATGTACATATTTTATCTGAACATATTCCTGGTGCAGTCAATAAGATTGCTAGGTTTTTTTCTTGAatgatttcatttttaatttttcgaTTAAATCAAGATGGTTTAAGAAATTGCTTTTTCTCCCAGAGTACAGAAAGTCGCTGTGTTTTCTCTACCTAGCAGTTCCACAAGTAGCCTGATTTGCATGTTAAGTAATCATATGCTGGTGTATGTAGGATAGGTTTCTCATTTCTCCCTCTTGGGCAATGTTCATTGGGGGCATTCcattatgggctaggtgttctCTCTTGTATACACCCAGTGTCCTTGGTTAGGCCtaatgatattaatatatttttacttttctttttttttttaaaaaaaagtaatcatATGCTGTAAACATTAAAAACTTTATTGGACATATGATACAGTATGCCTGGGACATTTTGTAAATGCCAATGACGTACTTTTCTTGATTTAGGTTTCAAAGCTATTATATTTCACTGAATTGATCTTATTCTCCTTGTGCAGGCCTGGCTTACTACCATCTCTTTGGCAATTTGCAAGGTTGGtttttttcttggattttttgTCCTCAATATAATCTGCCCAGTTCAAGTTTTTGCGCTTTTTTGTTCTTATTAGTCTTTGTTTCATGTGGCAATTTTCAGGCTTTTGATCTGCTGGAAATGCTCAAGAAGGAGGAAGAGATTCTCTCTGCTATaaaggaaaaacaatcaaaggTATTCATGTGGTTGGTGATAGTTGGCTACTCTGCGATTACTCATAATCTAATGAGTTGTGCTTTTCATTCAAATACCGGAAATTATTTAGTGTGTTTGTTATTCATGATGCAGACGGAATTGTGGTGTGATTATATGGATATCTAGATAGATATGTATCTATCTGTTCAGagtctttttttcctttctcttgccatctttagtattattattattattatttatttatttatttattattattattattattattattattatttattatttattttttttgtggggggaATTTTGCAGTGTAGTTGGTCAAATTAATAGATTATCAGCTTTATGCAGTTTACAGTTACGCATAGGACCCCTGTTTTGTATGTTATTTGTTGGTTTCTGTTGACATGAACTCCATGTAATTCAGGATGGTGACAAGGAGTTCTCTCAAGATGTTCTTGATGATCGCACCAAGAGAGCTGAAGCTTGGCATCGTGATGCTGCAGTTCGATCTCGGTATACCAAACCTGCAGAACCTATCACATGCGCTACATTTGCACAAGATGTTCTAGAAGGGAGAGCAAAGGTGTCACAGGCACATGACCACAAACACCAGCCAATGATATTTGGACCAGCAAGTCTTGTGGGTGGAAGCCTGACGAGTGAGAGGGAAAGGATGGCTGCTCAGGTTTTCCAACCTTCTTTTAGGTatgtttttgttatgttttgtttgggagGGAGGAATGATTGCTGTGATTTTCTCATCTCACTATTATGGAAATACTCAACCTCTGCAtagcaatgattttttttttttcatttcaaagaTGTCATATTCGAATGCTAAATTAAATGTTTGGTTGTAGGTTGCCAACCATGAGCATAGAGGAAGCGGGTCTGAAAGAGATGGAGATGATGAACAAATGGCAAGAGCGGAATGCAAAAATGATGGAGGAAGCCAATTCCTCATGGTACAAGGACAATTCGAAGCAGGGGCCAAGTGAGGaggatgatgaagatgatgatgctGCCCAAGATAAGGCAAGAGCTTGGGATGACTGGAAAGACGATAATCCTCGTGGTGCTGGCAATACGAAGCTAACCCCTTGTGGGTAAATGTGGCTGGCTGTCACCTGTAATGTAATTTTTGTTcacagttaataacttaatactGTTTTACAAACATTTCTCAAATTTTGGCTGATTGCTAGTACGAGTTTTGTAGTTGTTGTGGTACTTTTTGGTCATTAGTGGATAGATTTATTgatgtataaaaaaatctagATGATCATGAGAATATAAAGTTTCCAACTTCTGCAAGTTTTCGTTGTTGGATAACACCTGGTAAGCACTTCTCAAAGGTCTATATGGGTCTAACCGGATCGAAAGTATCGCTGCTGAAGATTGCACCCTGAATTTGCAATAATGAATCATTTCCTTTGGAGGACCTTAGTTGCAAAGATGTGCCAAGACACATGAATTATATAAACCATTTAGACATTTGCTTCTAGAGTTTATGTTCTTTTTGTTTAAGTCCGCTCTCCCTAAAGTTCAATTTCCCTTCATTTGAAGTTTATCCTCATTTTTGTGAAGTTCtctctcct from Carya illinoinensis cultivar Pawnee chromosome 6, C.illinoinensisPawnee_v1, whole genome shotgun sequence includes:
- the LOC122313954 gene encoding PP2A regulatory subunit TAP46, translated to MEDVPLPVLFEQARKIHSTATESGADQELVRKGCEALKKCEDMVSKLGLFSANETKDDISTNNLKYLLVPFYFAELAEKIAQSDRILSLKASHAKLKEFISFCEAMELVPEEELETSIQGGSNSLVDRRAQKIARFKRQRAAELKLLEIKERKERRGRSSKAAALSTPVEAGEEDVLDDDVEEEREAWLTTISLAICKAFDLLEMLKKEEEILSAIKEKQSKDGDKEFSQDVLDDRTKRAEAWHRDAAVRSRYTKPAEPITCATFAQDVLEGRAKVSQAHDHKHQPMIFGPASLVGGSLTSERERMAAQVFQPSFRLPTMSIEEAGLKEMEMMNKWQERNAKMMEEANSSWYKDNSKQGPSEEDDEDDDAAQDKARAWDDWKDDNPRGAGNTKLTPCG